One Microcebus murinus isolate Inina chromosome 7, M.murinus_Inina_mat1.0, whole genome shotgun sequence genomic region harbors:
- the TPD52 gene encoding tumor protein D52 isoform X2 → MDRGEMDLYEDYQSPFDFDTGVNKSYLYLSPSGNSSPPGSPTLQKFGLLRTDPVPEEGEDVAATIGTTETLSEEEREELRRELAKVEEEIQTLSQVLAAKEKHLAEIKRKLGISSLQELKQNIAKGWQDVTATSAYKKTSETLTQAGQKASAAFSSVGSVITKKLEDVNIRSIQHSISMPAMRNSPTFKSFEEKVENLKSKVGGTKPAGGDFGEVLNSTANASATATEPLPEPTQESL, encoded by the exons ATGGATCGTGGAGAGATGGACTTATATGAGGACTACCAGTCCCCGTTTGATTTTGATACAGGAGTGAACAAAAGCTATCTCTACTTGTCTCCTAGTGGAAATTCATCTCCACCTGGATCACCTACTCTGCAGAAATTTG GTCTGCTGAGAACAGACCCAGTCCCTGAAGAAGGAGAAGATGTTGCTGCCACGATCGGTACTACAGAGACTCTATCAGAAGAGGAGCGAGAAGAGCTAAGAAGAGAACTTGCAAAG GTAGAAGAAGAAatccagactctgtctcaagtgTTAGCAGCAAAAGAGAAGCACCTAGCAGAGATCAAGCGGAAACTTGGAATCAGTTCACTGCAGGAACTAAAACAGAACATTGCCAAAGGGTGGCAAGATGTGACAGCAACTTCTGC ATACAAGAAGACATCTGAAACCTTGACTCAGGCCGGACAGAAGGCTTCAGCTGCTTTCTCATCTGTTGGCTCCGTCATCACCAAAAAGCTGGAAGATGTAAA TATACGCTCCATTCAACATTCAATTAGCATGCCTGCTATGag AAACTCCCCAACTTTCAAATCCTTTGAAGAAAAGGTTGAAAACTTAAAG tccaaagtAGGGGGAACCAAGCCTGCTGGCGGTGATTTTGGAGAAGTCTTGAATTCAACTGCAAATGCTAGTGCCACCGCCACGGAGCCTCTTCCAGAACCCACACAGGAGAGCCTGTGA
- the TPD52 gene encoding tumor protein D52 isoform X3 translates to MDRGEMDLYEDYQSPFDFDTGVNKSYLYLSPSGNSSPPGSPTLQKFGLLRTDPVPEEGEDVAATIGTTETLSEEEREELRRELAKVEEEIQTLSQVLAAKEKHLAEIKRKLGISSLQELKQNIAKGWQDVTATSAYKKTSETLTQAGQKASAAFSSVGSVITKKLEDVKNSPTFKSFEEKVENLKSKVGGTKPAGGDFGEVLNSTANASATATEPLPEPTQESL, encoded by the exons ATGGATCGTGGAGAGATGGACTTATATGAGGACTACCAGTCCCCGTTTGATTTTGATACAGGAGTGAACAAAAGCTATCTCTACTTGTCTCCTAGTGGAAATTCATCTCCACCTGGATCACCTACTCTGCAGAAATTTG GTCTGCTGAGAACAGACCCAGTCCCTGAAGAAGGAGAAGATGTTGCTGCCACGATCGGTACTACAGAGACTCTATCAGAAGAGGAGCGAGAAGAGCTAAGAAGAGAACTTGCAAAG GTAGAAGAAGAAatccagactctgtctcaagtgTTAGCAGCAAAAGAGAAGCACCTAGCAGAGATCAAGCGGAAACTTGGAATCAGTTCACTGCAGGAACTAAAACAGAACATTGCCAAAGGGTGGCAAGATGTGACAGCAACTTCTGC ATACAAGAAGACATCTGAAACCTTGACTCAGGCCGGACAGAAGGCTTCAGCTGCTTTCTCATCTGTTGGCTCCGTCATCACCAAAAAGCTGGAAGATGTAAA AAACTCCCCAACTTTCAAATCCTTTGAAGAAAAGGTTGAAAACTTAAAG tccaaagtAGGGGGAACCAAGCCTGCTGGCGGTGATTTTGGAGAAGTCTTGAATTCAACTGCAAATGCTAGTGCCACCGCCACGGAGCCTCTTCCAGAACCCACACAGGAGAGCCTGTGA
- the TPD52 gene encoding tumor protein D52 isoform X1 — MDRGEMDLYEDYQSPFDFDTGVNKSYLYLSPSGNSSPPGSPTLQKFGLLRTDPVPEEGEDVAATIGTTETLSEEEREELRRELAKVEEEIQTLSQVLAAKEKHLAEIKRKLGISSLQELKQNIAKGWQDVTATSAYKKTSETLTQAGQKASAAFSSVGSVITKKLEDVKLQAFSHSFSIRSIQHSISMPAMRNSPTFKSFEEKVENLKSKVGGTKPAGGDFGEVLNSTANASATATEPLPEPTQESL, encoded by the exons ATGGATCGTGGAGAGATGGACTTATATGAGGACTACCAGTCCCCGTTTGATTTTGATACAGGAGTGAACAAAAGCTATCTCTACTTGTCTCCTAGTGGAAATTCATCTCCACCTGGATCACCTACTCTGCAGAAATTTG GTCTGCTGAGAACAGACCCAGTCCCTGAAGAAGGAGAAGATGTTGCTGCCACGATCGGTACTACAGAGACTCTATCAGAAGAGGAGCGAGAAGAGCTAAGAAGAGAACTTGCAAAG GTAGAAGAAGAAatccagactctgtctcaagtgTTAGCAGCAAAAGAGAAGCACCTAGCAGAGATCAAGCGGAAACTTGGAATCAGTTCACTGCAGGAACTAAAACAGAACATTGCCAAAGGGTGGCAAGATGTGACAGCAACTTCTGC ATACAAGAAGACATCTGAAACCTTGACTCAGGCCGGACAGAAGGCTTCAGCTGCTTTCTCATCTGTTGGCTCCGTCATCACCAAAAAGCTGGAAGATGTAAA ATTGCAAGCCTTTTCACATTCCTTTAG TATACGCTCCATTCAACATTCAATTAGCATGCCTGCTATGag AAACTCCCCAACTTTCAAATCCTTTGAAGAAAAGGTTGAAAACTTAAAG tccaaagtAGGGGGAACCAAGCCTGCTGGCGGTGATTTTGGAGAAGTCTTGAATTCAACTGCAAATGCTAGTGCCACCGCCACGGAGCCTCTTCCAGAACCCACACAGGAGAGCCTGTGA
- the TPD52 gene encoding tumor protein D52 isoform X4 gives MDRGEQGLLRTDPVPEEGEDVAATIGTTETLSEEEREELRRELAKVEEEIQTLSQVLAAKEKHLAEIKRKLGISSLQELKQNIAKGWQDVTATSAYKKTSETLTQAGQKASAAFSSVGSVITKKLEDVKLQAFSHSFSIRSIQHSISMPAMRNSPTFKSFEEKVENLKSKVGGTKPAGGDFGEVLNSTANASATATEPLPEPTQESL, from the exons GTCTGCTGAGAACAGACCCAGTCCCTGAAGAAGGAGAAGATGTTGCTGCCACGATCGGTACTACAGAGACTCTATCAGAAGAGGAGCGAGAAGAGCTAAGAAGAGAACTTGCAAAG GTAGAAGAAGAAatccagactctgtctcaagtgTTAGCAGCAAAAGAGAAGCACCTAGCAGAGATCAAGCGGAAACTTGGAATCAGTTCACTGCAGGAACTAAAACAGAACATTGCCAAAGGGTGGCAAGATGTGACAGCAACTTCTGC ATACAAGAAGACATCTGAAACCTTGACTCAGGCCGGACAGAAGGCTTCAGCTGCTTTCTCATCTGTTGGCTCCGTCATCACCAAAAAGCTGGAAGATGTAAA ATTGCAAGCCTTTTCACATTCCTTTAG TATACGCTCCATTCAACATTCAATTAGCATGCCTGCTATGag AAACTCCCCAACTTTCAAATCCTTTGAAGAAAAGGTTGAAAACTTAAAG tccaaagtAGGGGGAACCAAGCCTGCTGGCGGTGATTTTGGAGAAGTCTTGAATTCAACTGCAAATGCTAGTGCCACCGCCACGGAGCCTCTTCCAGAACCCACACAGGAGAGCCTGTGA